TTTTTGATAGCAAAAAGCCAGTCCTGAATTGGCATAAAACGCCTTTGGCTGATATTCCAAAGCTTTTTTATACTGCTCCGCTGCCTGCTGGTATTGTTCTTTGTTAACCAACCGGGTTGCCTGCCCTATATAAACATCGGCAATTGCATCTTTTGTATCCTGGCTTGTTTTTAAGCTTAGAGATTTTTGTAAATATACAAGCGCTTTATCGTATTTTTTTTGTCCGCTATAAGCCAGCCCCGCATTGAAATACAAATCAGGGTCGTCGTTTTTGGTTTTTAACACAGCTTCATAGATTTCAGCTGCTTGAAAATTATCACCTTTCAGCTGATAAGTTCTTGCAAGTTCAATCTTAGGGTCAATGGAATCTTTGTTAAGTTCGATTGTTTTTTGAAAATCCAGAATCGCATCGTCATATTTTTTCATTTTTTGATGTGCAATCCCTAAATTAAAGTAGGCGTCTGAATCCGTCGGATATTTGGCGATATATTTACGATACTGCTCTTCGCTTTCCTGAAATTTGTTTTCATCACTGAGAAGGTTCGCATACTCAAACCTGAAACCGTCCAGCTCGGGATTAGCTTGTAATGCCGCTTCGAGATTTTCTTTAGCCGCTTTTTTATCGGGCTTCTCCTGCTGCAGGTAAGCAAGCCCTAAGTTGCCCTGAGAAACGGCGTCATCAGGATCAAGCTCAAGCGCTTTTTTAAAACCGTTGATTGCATTTTTATAATCCCCCGTTTTAAACAAAGCAAGCGCAAACTGTGAGTAATCTTTAAAATCAGCGGGATTTTTCTTGTAGATGTAACGATATTCTTCAATCGCTTCCTTGTACTTCCCCTGCTCCATATAAGAAGAAGCCAGATTATTTCTTGAAGCTAAATGGTCAGGATAATAGTAAACAAACTTTTGATAAAATTCGCTTGCCCCCGCATTATCCCCAAGCTGCATTTTTACGTTGGCAATATTTAAAAGATTATATTTATATTCGGGAAAAAGCTGATAAGCCTGCATATAGGCATTTAATGCGCCGTTATAATCCTGATTTTGCTGGAGAATATTGCCTATGCTGACATAGACAAAAGCATCATCAGGCTTAATTCTTGCAGCTTCTTTGTATTCCGCAAGAGCGAATTTCCACTCGCCGATTTCGCTGTAAACACCCGCCAGTTTAGTCCGAAGCATAGCATCATCAGGCGAAGTAACCAATGCTTTTTTTAACTGGTAAATTGCCTTGTCATATTGCTTTGTCGTAATAAAATAATTTGCACTGATATAATACTGATAAGCCATAGCATCCATAGCTTTAACAGGTGCAGCTGCCAAACTTATAAAACATAACAGTATTAATATCTTCTTTTTCATATTACCATTATTGCGGCTGTATAACTTATAGTCAACATTTTAACACAATCTTTAGGGATATAATAATCAGGGGAATATTCCTATATCGCTTCAAAACCTATAAAGTCTTTTATTTTTTAATCTAATTTTAACGCT
This genomic window from Candidatus Gastranaerophilales bacterium contains:
- a CDS encoding tetratricopeptide repeat protein, which codes for MKKKILILLCFISLAAAPVKAMDAMAYQYYISANYFITTKQYDKAIYQLKKALVTSPDDAMLRTKLAGVYSEIGEWKFALAEYKEAARIKPDDAFVYVSIGNILQQNQDYNGALNAYMQAYQLFPEYKYNLLNIANVKMQLGDNAGASEFYQKFVYYYPDHLASRNNLASSYMEQGKYKEAIEEYRYIYKKNPADFKDYSQFALALFKTGDYKNAINGFKKALELDPDDAVSQGNLGLAYLQQEKPDKKAAKENLEAALQANPELDGFRFEYANLLSDENKFQESEEQYRKYIAKYPTDSDAYFNLGIAHQKMKKYDDAILDFQKTIELNKDSIDPKIELARTYQLKGDNFQAAEIYEAVLKTKNDDPDLYFNAGLAYSGQKKYDKALVYLQKSLSLKTSQDTKDAIADVYIGQATRLVNKEQYQQAAEQYKKALEYQPKAFYANSGLAFCYQKLGNSQKSIEYSENAIAIDPKNKEVFVAFGNTLNSQNKSDEAIGAYKRALELDPSSAAAQEGLGDAYLKNNMQEEAIKAYEKSLQLSENNSNINIKLGNIYKDNLNNEKAIAYYNKAIEINPSNTLALYNKAVTLFEQNKYTDAKACYAQIIKNDPDFDMAYYGMGIILEKEKKYKDAVTAYNKFIALTSNEALKSTIQRRIELLKARS